A region of the Anaerolineales bacterium genome:
GAACGATCCAGTAAGCAATCGATAAGCCCAACCCGAATCCCTTACCATCTTTTTGGCGGGTGCGTGATTTCTCGCCGCGGTAAAAACGTTCGAAAATATGGGGTAGATCTTCAGCTGGGATACCCGGACCATTGTCGGTCACCGTGAGCTGTGCCCGGTCTGTAACCTTCCCCAGGCCCACCACTACCTCACCACCTTTGGGCGTGTAGTTAATTGAATTCCCCACCAGGTTCACAATCACCTGTTTCAGTCGGTCGCGGTCTCCGCACACCAGGACCTGGTCGATATCCCCCAGGCTTAGTTGGATGCGGTCGCGGGTCAAGACCTGCATTTGATTCAATACTTCGAGCAGGAGTGTATCCAGCTCCACCACCTCATGAGCCAGGGGGATTTTGCCAGATTCAGCTTGCGCCAGTAAAAGCAGGTCGCCCACCATGCGAGTGAGTCGGTCGACCTCATCTTCTATGGTCACCAACGATTCTTCATCAAATTCTTTAATCTTGCGCATCAAGCCCACATTGCCTTTGATGACTGTGAGCGGCGTCCGTAGCTCGTGACCCACATCTGCCAGAAAGCGTCTTTGTGTGGAAAACAGGTTTTCCAGGCGGCTCAACGTTTGGTTGAAAGCTGTTACCAGCTGTCCGACTTCGTCCTTCTTCGAACCTGAGTATGGGATCCTGCGTGAGAGATCATCGGCGCTGGTGATCTGCAGAGCAGACTTGGTGACATTATCCAGAGCCCGCAGTGCCTGGTGACTACTATACCAGGCAGCCAGGCTGGCTGCCACGATGGCAATGGCCGTGCCTATAATCAATACTTCGAGCAAGGTATCCTGTGTGGCATTAACCACATCCATGCGTATGCCAACCTGCAAAACGCCTTCCAACCGGTTGCCTTTCCCGGCTACTAGCGGAACGGTCAAAACGCGCATCCTTGATCCGTTTTGATTAACATCCCGGAACACAGGGGTCGGGCTATACAGACCGATCGAATCGAGCGGCGAATTGAGGATACGTAGATTCTGAGATTTCTGGATTAAGTGATTACCCCGACCCCATAGCTGTACGTAGATGTCATCCGGCAGATCGAGCTGCGACAGGGTTACTTGCAAGGCCCCATCACTGTCAAGTTGGGTGTTGATGTAGACGTTCTCAGCCCTGATTCGCAGGGAATCATCCAATTGATGGACCACCGTTAAGCTCACCGAATAATAAACGGCGATTCCAAACAACAGTAATATACCCCCTACTATGGATGTGTATAGTAAGGTGAGCCGGCTACGTAGGGACATGAAATTAATTTACGATGGTTCGCGTAAAACGTACCCCATACCACGCACAGTATGCAGCAGGCGCTGTTCCCCTTGAACCTCAAGTTTTTGGCGCAAATAGCGAATATAGACCTCAATGATGTTGCTCTCACCACCGAAGTCATATCCCCACACGCGGTCAAAGATCATCTCCCTGGTTAAAACCTGGCGTGGGTGGCGCAGGAACAGCTCCAATAGCTCATATTCTTTGGCAGTAAGTGAGATCACCCGATCACCACGCGATGCCTGGCGGGTGCCAGTATCGAGGATCAGGTCGGCAAATCGTAGAACTTGGGGCCGGCTGGGTTGGGCACGGCGTAATAAGGCACGAATGCGAGCCAGGAGCTCATCCAAATTGAATGGCTTGACCATATAGTCGTCTGCCCCAACATCCAACCCCATCACCCGGTCATTGACCGAATCTTTGGCAGTCAGGATCAGGATGGGCACCGGACCACCGGCTCGTAAGCGCCTGCATACTTCAAGGCCATCGATTCCTGGAAGCATGATGTCCAGGACGACCAGGTCTGGAGGATTGTCGCGCGCTGAAGCCAGACCCGAATGCCCGTCGATAGCAGTGTCCACCTGATAACCTTCATAGGCCAGGCCGCGGCGCAAGAACCGAAGGATGGCCTCATCGTCTTCAATTATTAGAATTCGTGCGCTCATAAGCCCTCCGTGATTAAACTATACCACAGGGCGACTAAAAAAACAAAACGAGATTAATAAGATCCCGGAGGCAATAGCTTCCGGGATCTCTTTTACATTTACTGAACTTCAATTACAGCACCTGCAGCTTCCAATTTTGCCTTGGCATCCGTAGCAGCTTCCTTGCTGACGGCCTCGAGCACATTGGAACCAGCGGTTTCTGCGACGTCCTTGGCTTCTTTCAGCCCCAGGTTGGTGAGCTGGCGAATGACCTTGATGACTTCAATCTTCTTGGCACCCGCATCTTTAATCACCACGTTGAACTCAGTCTTTTCTTCAACGGGCTCGGGAGCAGGACCAGCTGCAGCAGCAGCGCCAGCAGCGACTGCAACTGGGGCAGCGGCGGAAACGCCCCACTTCTCTTCCAATTTTTTAACAAGCTCAGCAGCTTCAATAACGGTGAGGGCGCTCAGTTCCTCAACCAGTTTAGTAATGTCAGACATTTTATAAACTCCTTCTTCTCTTATTAATGATTATTTTTTGCTTAGTATATTTTTACTAATTATGATGAATGTGCATTCCATGATGGTTGGCATCAGGCTGGCGTTGCTTCAGGTTCCGCATGGGCCTTGATAACCGCTGCGATCATTCTGCCTGGCTCAGCCAGTGTCCGGACAAGCTTGCTGGCTGGAGCGAGCAAGGTACCCAACAACTGGGCGCGCACCACCGGCAACGGCGGTAGATCTGCCAATGCCTTTACGCCCTCAGGCGTAAGTAGCTGCTTTTCCAGGAAGCCGCCTTTGATCTTTAAAAACTCCGAGCTTTTTGCAAATTCGGTCACTGCTTTTACAGTTGCGGGAGCATCTGCAAAGGCAAAGATGATCGCGGTGCTGCCTTCCAAGTGCGCTGACGGAACAGGGTATCCGGCTTGCTCGAAAGCCTTCTTTGCCAGAGTGTTTTTAATGATGTGGAACTCACCACCATTATCGCGCACCTTTGCCCGCAGGCCATCGATGTCCTTCATGGTCAAACCCACGTACTGGGTCATCACCAAAGCTTTGCTTTGCTGCAGCCATTCGCTGTATTGGGTAATTAATGCGTTCTTGCGTTCCTTCGTTATAGCCAAGGTTATTTCACCTCCTTTCCAAATTAAAAGTCCTTGCCTCGCAACCAGTGCCTGGCAAAGACTCTCCGTCCATCACATTACCAACCCGCCTCAGGCGGATAATTTCCATCTGGAGATATCTTCACCTCGGCAGGGAATTAAGCGTACCTTCCGCACCTGCTGTCTTTGGCGAAGCTTATTTTATATCGTAACTATACCATAATCCTTTATTCTGCGACCGCCATGCTTTGAGCTTCCATCGGGTCTAATTTAATGCCAGGACCCATGGTGGATGTTAGCGTGATACGCTTGATAAAAGTACCCTTCACGCTTGCAGGGCGAGCTTTCTTGATGGCTTCCATGAGGGCTGCCAGGTTTTCGTACAGCTGCTTCTCATCAAAGGAGGCTTTTCCAATAGGGATATGCAGGTTGGCGGTCTTATCCACTCTGAACTCAACACGGCCGGCTTTCGATTCATTGATCACTCGCGGCAGGTCTTCCGCAGGTACTACCGTGCCAGCTTTCGGGTTGGGCATCAAGCCACGCGGGCCAAGCACACGGCCCAAACGGCCGACCTTACCCATCAGGTCAGGGGTGGCGATGGCGACATCAAACTCAGTCCAACCGCCTTGGATCTTGGCGATGGTCTCGTCATCGTCAGCCACGACATCAGCACCGGCTTCACGTGCCAGGGCTGCCCCTTCACCTTGGGCAAACACCAGTACCCTGACGGCCTTGCCCAGCCCATGTGGGAGCACGACCACATCACGAACCTGCTGGTCCGCATGACGGGGATCGACACCCAGCCGCATATGGACTTCCACAGTCGAATCAAACTTTACGAAGTGCGTTTCTTTAACAAGCTTTACCGCCTCTTCAGGGGTATACCAATGCGTCTCATCAATTTTAGCTACTGCAGCTAAATACTTCTTTCCATGCTTTGCCATAATTTCTCCTTCGTGGTGCAAACGGGTGATTGCCACCCTCCCACAGGGTTAGTCTTCTACTACCGTCAAGCCCATGTTCCGTGCGGTGCCTTCGATCTGACGCATCGCACCTTCCAGGTCAACCGCATTCAGATCTTTCATCTTGAGCTCAGCAATCTCACGCACCTGCTTGCGCGTGACCTTGCCAACTTTTTCGCGGTTGGGCACAGCTGATCCTTTGTCTACACCAGCGGCCTTTTTCAACAAGACTGCCGCTGGAGGCGTCTTCAAGATGAATGTGAAAGATCCATCGGTGAAGATGCTGATCTCTGCTGGAATAATTTCGCCCATCCGGTTATTGGTGCGGGCATTATATTCCTTGCAGAATGCCATGAGATTGATCCCATGACCAGCTAATGCGGGACCAATCGGAGGTGCAGGGTTGGCTTTTCCAGCCTGAATCTGCAATCGAACAATTGCTTTAAGTTTCTTCGCCACTTTATTCTCCTTTCGCCGCCAACTCTCGCAGAGCAGCGGTGCGTGGTTTTAGCGGGTGATTATTGGGGACACCCTCCCACTAATACAGCCCACTACAGGGCTGTTCGTGCAGCTATGTTCTCGGCTACTTTAAGCCTTCTCGACCTGTAAAAAGTCAAGCTCGACCGGTGTCTCACGGCCGAAAAAGTTTACCATTACGCGTACCTTGGCACGTTCCATGTCGATTTCCGCTACGGTGCCACGGAAATCATTGAACGGCCCATCAACAATGCGCACGCGCTCGCCCGAACGGAATGTAACTTTGATATGGGGCGCTTCGGCTTCCATGCGCTTGATGATCTGCGCCACTTCCTCCGGGCGGAGGGGTGTCGGTTGGGTACCCATGCCCACAAACCCGGTAACACCAGGCGTGTTACGCACCACATACCAACTCTCTTCCGACATGATCATGTTCACCAGGATGTAACCCGGGAAAACCCTGCGTTCTACCGTACGACGTTTCCCTTCCTTGACCTCGATCTCTTCCTCCGTGGGGACGACAACATCGAAAATCTTATCCTTCATCCCCATCGATTCGATGCGTTGCTCGAGATTGTGGCGAACCTTATTTTCGTAGCCCGAATAACAATGAACCACATACCAGGCGCGACCATCTTCCTGAGGCAGCTCATCAGGCTGTCCAGGATAGGCCTCCGTCACGATTTCGCCGGAATCTTGTGTAACCTCAGGATTTACCACCTGACCAGCTTCCTTTTCGCCATCGTCAAGGGGCTCTTGGCTATTTTCTTCCTGGTTGTATTCAATCATCATAATTGTTAAATCTTCACCTTCAGGCGAATAGTTTATTCGCTAGGTTTAACCCAGGATCACCGCAAAAATCCGAGCGTAGATCAAATCGAGACCGCCCAGGATGAACGCCATTACCACAATGACCAGGATGACTATCCAAGTCAGTCGTATAGCCTCCCTACGGGTAGGCCATGATACCTTCCTTAATTCTCCAATCGTTTCCTGGAAGAATCTCTGGATTTTAAACCAGATTTTCTGGAAGAAATTCATCTCATGGCGAGCAGA
Encoded here:
- a CDS encoding DNA-binding response regulator, translating into MSARILIIEDDEAILRFLRRGLAYEGYQVDTAIDGHSGLASARDNPPDLVVLDIMLPGIDGLEVCRRLRAGGPVPILILTAKDSVNDRVMGLDVGADDYMVKPFNLDELLARIRALLRRAQPSRPQVLRFADLILDTGTRQASRGDRVISLTAKEYELLELFLRHPRQVLTREMIFDRVWGYDFGGESNIIEVYIRYLRQKLEVQGEQRLLHTVRGMGYVLREPS
- a CDS encoding 50S ribosomal protein L7/L12, with translation MSDITKLVEELSALTVIEAAELVKKLEEKWGVSAAAPVAVAAGAAAAAGPAPEPVEEKTEFNVVIKDAGAKKIEVIKVIRQLTNLGLKEAKDVAETAGSNVLEAVSKEAATDAKAKLEAAGAVIEVQ
- the rplJ gene encoding 50S ribosomal protein L10; amino-acid sequence: MVARQGLLIWKGGEITLAITKERKNALITQYSEWLQQSKALVMTQYVGLTMKDIDGLRAKVRDNGGEFHIIKNTLAKKAFEQAGYPVPSAHLEGSTAIIFAFADAPATVKAVTEFAKSSEFLKIKGGFLEKQLLTPEGVKALADLPPLPVVRAQLLGTLLAPASKLVRTLAEPGRMIAAVIKAHAEPEATPA
- a CDS encoding 50S ribosomal protein L1; its protein translation is MAKHGKKYLAAVAKIDETHWYTPEEAVKLVKETHFVKFDSTVEVHMRLGVDPRHADQQVRDVVVLPHGLGKAVRVLVFAQGEGAALAREAGADVVADDDETIAKIQGGWTEFDVAIATPDLMGKVGRLGRVLGPRGLMPNPKAGTVVPAEDLPRVINESKAGRVEFRVDKTANLHIPIGKASFDEKQLYENLAALMEAIKKARPASVKGTFIKRITLTSTMGPGIKLDPMEAQSMAVAE
- the rplK gene encoding 50S ribosomal protein L11, which gives rise to MAKKLKAIVRLQIQAGKANPAPPIGPALAGHGINLMAFCKEYNARTNNRMGEIIPAEISIFTDGSFTFILKTPPAAVLLKKAAGVDKGSAVPNREKVGKVTRKQVREIAELKMKDLNAVDLEGAMRQIEGTARNMGLTVVED
- a CDS encoding transcription termination/antitermination protein NusG — protein: MTEAYPGQPDELPQEDGRAWYVVHCYSGYENKVRHNLEQRIESMGMKDKIFDVVVPTEEEIEVKEGKRRTVERRVFPGYILVNMIMSEESWYVVRNTPGVTGFVGMGTQPTPLRPEEVAQIIKRMEAEAPHIKVTFRSGERVRIVDGPFNDFRGTVAEIDMERAKVRVMVNFFGRETPVELDFLQVEKA
- the secE gene encoding preprotein translocase subunit SecE gives rise to the protein MPDNRSARHEMNFFQKIWFKIQRFFQETIGELRKVSWPTRREAIRLTWIVILVIVVMAFILGGLDLIYARIFAVILG